The Raphanus sativus cultivar WK10039 chromosome 6, ASM80110v3, whole genome shotgun sequence sequence tattataaaacggagggagtatatatcaaaaattcaaGTTgggtttttaaaagaaaaaaaaaaactgaataatAAAGAGCTTAAGAGACAGAACTTAGGAAGGCAAGCGTCCTTATGCGTGAGGCTCGCCGCCGTAGAAGATTCTTAACCTTGCACCATattttatactaattttttgaaaaactaacTACTGCTCTTTGTCCCGAAGAGAAAGTAACCGATTGCATTTTAATAATCTGTAtgttttttgtaacattttatgAAGTGGCTATTTGAGAGAGAATAGTCAAGATTCTTAACCTTGCACcgtattttatataattttaaaaacttaactaCTGCTCTTTGTCCCAAAGAAAAACTAAGCGATTACACTATAATaatctgtgttttttttgtagCGTTTTATGAAGTGACTGTTTGGGAGAGGGTAGCCAAGATTCCAAGATAATGGAATGGGTGTAAGCGCAGCGGCACCGTGTCTCCGCAAAAAGTCGTGTTCTCAGCCGTtcattttaaaaactatttttacgAGTCCTTTTCCCAACGAGTTAGGAATCCACTAATCATTCTTTATCATAGTAGACGAAGTTAATCAATGAAATTTGCAAAAGGGCGTCGATTATTGCTTCCATATCTGGCTAGTGGATGGGTGAAAGAGTAATAATGTAACATCTAACCATGGTTTAGGCTTTTTAGGaatcttatctttttttatGGAAGGCTAATCATAACCAACCATTTCAGGTTTGATATGTAAAAGGAGGATCACTTGTTGCAATGCAATACAAGGGAGATGCATAGTTAATTAATCTAGTAAGAACGATTTAAAAGGACTAAACCTAAGGGATTAAAAAATGGTAGGCTACTTGGCAAGAAAGATGCAAATTCGCTTCAGAGACCTACCAATAACATTGTATAATGAAAAAggattaattttgtaatataaGCCTTCTTCTATTGCCATTCGCCACGCAGCTAAAGCGAGGCTCTGCATGCAGAGATGTCACGAGTGACGCACTCAACGTTTTCTTTTTCCCACGTACTAATAAAATAGTAGCGACATAAAACTAATGCGATTAACCGCTGGCGTTGGAGACTTCTATAAACAAGCCATTACACTGCTTTGATATATATGGTCCATTGCTTACTGGGCTGcagtttttatattcttattagGTCGGGCCATACAATCCTCCACTCATGACTCTTACGGGTGACGATGTTGGACTGGATAACAAGATTTTTCCAATAACTTTGTATAAACGGGTCTATGGTTGTGAATGAGCCGTGATTTCAGACCAAACCATCAATCTAATGTCTTTGATATAGAtgcatatttttcttaattggGTAATTCCGAGGTTGAAGATTAAAAAAGGTTGACAGGAAGCCAATTCCCTCACATTTCAAACATTATAATCTCGTGGTCAAAGAAAATGGTTCAAATTGTATGATACAGGATTACTTGCATTGCATGCTGCTGTAAAGAGTGTATTGTGAGTGGTTTCCAACTCTTTAAATCTTTGAAACGTTGCAAATCATTTTATAACATGAAATGAAACTATGAATTGTCATTCATTGtcttattaattaattagttaatgCGAAGGAACAGATCACTAGGAGCAATGAGTAACAGAATTGAAGTgactttttcctttgcttgcgGAAGTAAATGAAGTACAAACTacgaaaaaaatataataagaattTCACTGGATTAAACAGAATGGTCCAATATAAAATAACGTGTAAAGATCCAATCATCCATGTCtgtaatattctttttattattctcttttacaaaaatatttcagTATCCCAATTGTTTCCTCTATCTATTAACAAATCCAACAACAAATAAACacctcttttaaaaaaaaaattaataataataatgcaaCTGAAATTGAGCAAGTCCACTCCAATCACTTTCATTACAGACTCAGTCAATCTGAAGCAACTGTTAACCTTTCACCGTCCAAGCCCCACTCCTCTCGCTTGAAAGTTGACTTTTATCTCCAACCGAGTCAACGTCAAGATATCACAACTGCAACTTGCTCAGCCGGTAAATTCAAGTCAAATCCACGGTGGTCGCCGATCGCGCTCTGCTCTGACGATCTTTCATCATCCACGTCACTGCCACCGACGACTTCAACGCTGCTGTTGCTGCTACTGCCGTTACCGTTACCGTTATTGCCACCGTCGTAGTGACACCGTTTGTGTCCACCTAACGCTTGACCTGACGAAAACGACTTGAAACAGATCGAGCAAGTGTGAATCTTCCCGCTCTGACTAGCGCCGTTACCGCTGATAACAACGGAGCCACCGTTACTGATACTGTGACTGTTATTAGACGGTTCTTGGCTACTACCGGGAACGTTAACGTTACTCGCCGGTTTCCGGTGACTCGTCTTGTGCCCACCTAAGGCTTGGTAAGAGGAAAAAGACTTTCCGCAGACCGTACACTTGTAACCACGGTGGTCGGAGGACGGCTGAGACGGAGGAAGAGGAGATTGCGCGACGGAGCCACGAGCGAGCATGAGGAGACAGAGAGCGAGATACTCTTCTTCCGAAGGGGGCGTTTCTTGGCTGTGACGATTCTGATCAATACGCTGGCGTTTGGTGCGTTTTCTTTTAGCCCATTGCTCGAGACTCTCCGGTTCCATTTCTTCGCGATACCGGAGAAGAGGCCGAGCGGAGGCGGTGGCTGAAGTCGGGGAGTTGAGAGTCTCGAGAGCCATATAAGTTTGTGAGATGTGATCTTTGAGGTGTTTAAGAAGAAAGAGTGAAGTGTGTGTGATGTATTGTTTGTGAGAGCACGTCTTATGTTTGTGTTGGTTtggtttatactttatataacTTGTAGAATTGGGGATTGAGAGTGGGAACGTGGGCTATGAGTGATCAAGTGGTGCTGTTCTTGCTTTCTTCAATCCATTAAATTCCTTTATTTTTATACTAGTATGTTGTCATTAATTTTGGAATATTataggatttttattttaccaagtcaatgtttttgtttttagttagaAATTTACAAACTCGTTAAGAAAAATATCTTAGAATAATAGTTTGTTGTATGGTACAAGATTACTATTCCAACTTCCGAGTTCTATATACTAAACTTATGATGTAATTAAGGCGATTTTTCACCCAATTGGTTAGGAACTTTTCAAACTTTCAAGTTGATTCTCACCCGTTTCCCCGGTCGTTACACTTATTTGTTTGgatttaatatagaaaataaatgaCGATTAGGAATGTAAAAGAGCTATGATTAAATTATAGATTAGCAGCAAGACAGTTGTTCTTTAATGCGAGTGCCATATCTTTGGAGTtgtaatttgaaaattttaaattgaaaaagaaTAAGCGCCACTCTGGAGTATACTGGTTTTGTGAGATGTGGTGGCATTAGGCCGTTGCTAATCTGGCACACTCTCATTAGTTATAAGAAGGCTGGATTCCTCTGGCGGCCCGCGTGGCGTAACAGGAGTGGTGAGACTTTTCGGTGGATAGTTAAAAGTCGGTACGCGAGACTTAAGGCCCACAGTTAGTTGCACCACTGTCTCTcatacactctctctgtttggTTGATTCTacattttttattggtttatttagaaaaagaaaatcaacaaCAACTacttacaagttttttttttttgtataaatgatAGTAACACGGTTGATTTCTCAAAAGGTGCAAATTATCTGTGTGTGTGATACTTGCCCACTAGTCAGTGCCAAACCAGAGTTCAGTAACAATTGGGCTTCGTTGACGAGGATAAAATGGAAATGGAGTACTGGGTCTTAAGTCTTCCGAGTTGTTGTTATTATGAAGTGGGTCGTCGTTGCTTATAATAGCCTACCTAGTCAATTAAACTGCCAGAAACGCTTCAACGAATCTAGAAGCTGTCCCTTCTGCTGaagaatattcaaaaaaaatattcaactgGACGCAGTCTTGTGAATATTCACAAACTAAACCGTTAACAAAATGGGAAGTTCAATTagtgataatattttttacatatatgatGAAACAACTAAGCCCATTAACAGCGAGAGAAGGCCGAGTCGAAGTGTTTGATTGAGTAGAATTCAAAAGTAAGTATCTTATAATCAACAGAATCAGAGTGGCGCAGCGGAAGCGTGGTGGGCCCATAACCCACAGGTCCCAGGATcgaaacctggctctgatagtatttttatttttttcctcttaCGTAAAACACAGCCCATTAACAATGAAAAGTGGCCTGAATAATTTTGGACTTAAACGTAACAgttatttaaatgataaaaatagtCCACGAAAACCACCATTTCAAATTAACAAACTAAAGAGAAATTAACCCATTAACTAATACTAAACACTTATTGATTTAATCCCTTCTTCTTCTAGCTCTGTTTCCTTCA is a genomic window containing:
- the LOC130496579 gene encoding zinc finger protein AZF1-like, producing the protein MALETLNSPTSATASARPLLRYREEMEPESLEQWAKRKRTKRQRIDQNRHSQETPPSEEEYLALCLLMLARGSVAQSPLPPSQPSSDHRGYKCTVCGKSFSSYQALGGHKTSHRKPASNVNVPGSSQEPSNNSHSISNGGSVVISGNGASQSGKIHTCSICFKSFSSGQALGGHKRCHYDGGNNGNGNGSSSNSSVEVVGGSDVDDERSSEQSAIGDHRGFDLNLPAEQVAVVIS